A genomic region of Peptoniphilus sp. ING2-D1G contains the following coding sequences:
- a CDS encoding Amidohydrolase (This family includes a range of zinc metallopeptidases belonging to several families in the peptidase classification. Family M20 are Glutamate carboxypeptidases. Peptidase family M25 contains X-His dipeptidases; Family membership): MEIDKILEKAVHLRKKLHENAEISNKEIKTKKILMDFLRENTTVEIVEFERFFYAVHRENEATKTVALRSEMDAIIDNNGCAFHGCGHDGHAAILCALAMLIDKKKLGKNVLFLFQHGEENGTGAREIMPYLKPLDIDYIFGCHNLPGIEKNKAVIKEGVFFCASKGINIDFIGKQTHASTPELGINPIYAIAKIAEEIEDFSKFKGYGENGEFKSMVLATIVSASAGNKDNYGISPGQGNLQLTLRSEKSEDLQRLEDKILKIVKKQAEIHKLELKVSYDDEFSDTTNSSEGTRFMEELFLKRGFDYVKINEPYRTSEDFGVYLKNLKGHFLGVGSGEDQPPLHDMKFDFPDDIMKKCVEIYHAIIEEI, translated from the coding sequence ATGGAAATTGACAAAATTTTAGAAAAGGCGGTACACCTTAGAAAAAAATTACACGAAAATGCGGAGATTTCGAATAAAGAAATTAAGACAAAAAAAATTCTGATGGATTTTTTAAGAGAGAATACAACTGTTGAAATAGTTGAATTCGAAAGATTTTTTTATGCGGTACATAGAGAAAATGAGGCGACAAAGACCGTCGCTTTAAGGTCTGAAATGGATGCCATAATCGACAATAACGGCTGTGCATTTCACGGATGCGGGCATGACGGACATGCCGCAATTCTCTGTGCCCTTGCGATGCTCATAGATAAAAAAAAATTGGGAAAAAATGTACTGTTTTTGTTCCAACACGGAGAAGAAAATGGAACTGGAGCAAGGGAAATAATGCCTTATTTAAAACCCCTTGATATCGATTATATCTTCGGATGTCATAACTTGCCGGGTATTGAAAAAAATAAAGCGGTCATAAAAGAAGGTGTGTTTTTCTGTGCATCAAAGGGCATCAATATAGATTTTATTGGAAAGCAAACTCACGCATCAACACCGGAACTGGGCATCAATCCCATATATGCCATTGCAAAAATAGCAGAAGAGATTGAGGATTTTTCAAAATTCAAAGGATACGGAGAAAACGGGGAATTTAAATCCATGGTGCTTGCCACAATTGTAAGTGCATCAGCAGGTAATAAAGACAATTATGGAATTTCTCCAGGACAGGGAAATTTGCAACTTACCCTTCGCTCGGAAAAAAGTGAAGATCTCCAAAGGTTAGAAGATAAAATACTTAAAATAGTAAAGAAACAAGCTGAAATCCATAAATTGGAACTAAAAGTGTCCTATGATGATGAATTTTCAGATACGACTAACAGTTCAGAGGGAACGAGATTTATGGAAGAGCTTTTTTTAAAAAGAGGGTTTGATTATGTAAAAATAAATGAACCCTACAGAACTTCAGAGGATTTTGGAGTATATCTCAAAAACTTAAAGGGGCATTTTTTAGGAGTGGGTTCAGGAGAGGATCAACCTCCTCTTCACGATATGAAATTTGATTTTCCCGATGACATAATGAAAAAATGCGTGGAAATATATCACGCAATTATTGAAGAAATATAA
- the ahpC gene encoding Alkyl hydroperoxide reductase subunit C (Directly reduces alkyl hydroperoxides with the use of electrons donated by the 57 kDa flavoprotein alkyl hydroperoxide reductase; High confidence in function and specificity) — translation MKNLINKKIEEFKAPVYHEKAFGEVTEKDLQGKWSVFFFYPGDFTFVCPTELEDLANNYEGFKKIGAEIYSVSTDSEFTHKQWHESSDAVSKVQFPMIADRNMKLSKFFGILLEDEGQALRGTFIINPDLEIVAYEIHSPGIGRNAKELLRKVQAAQFVHEHGDKVCPANWEPGKETLSPGIDLVGQI, via the coding sequence ATGAAAAATTTAATTAATAAAAAAATTGAAGAATTTAAAGCTCCTGTATATCATGAAAAAGCTTTCGGAGAAGTTACTGAAAAAGATTTACAAGGAAAATGGTCGGTGTTTTTCTTTTACCCCGGAGATTTTACTTTCGTTTGCCCTACAGAACTGGAAGATTTAGCAAATAACTATGAAGGATTTAAGAAAATCGGAGCAGAGATCTATTCTGTTTCCACAGACTCAGAATTCACTCACAAACAATGGCACGAATCGAGCGATGCAGTAAGCAAAGTTCAATTTCCCATGATTGCGGACAGAAATATGAAACTTTCAAAGTTTTTCGGAATATTGCTCGAAGATGAAGGTCAGGCTCTTAGGGGAACTTTTATAATAAATCCCGATCTTGAAATAGTGGCCTATGAAATCCACTCACCCGGAATCGGAAGAAATGCCAAAGAACTTTTAAGAAAGGTTCAAGCGGCACAGTTTGTTCACGAGCACGGCGATAAAGTATGCCCGGCAAATTGGGAACCCGGAAAAGAAACCTTAAGCCCCGGAATTGATCTGGTAGGACAAATTTAA
- a CDS encoding O-acetylhomoserine (thiol)-lyase (High confidence in function and specificity) — translation MKKEDIRSLKLESICVQGGYQPKNGEPRIAPIVQSTAYKYDSADTVGNLFDLKESGYFYSRLANPTVGYLEEKIAELDGGIAAMGTSSGQSATLLSILTLCSQGDNIIAMNNLYGGTHTLIGSTIGKFGIKTKFVPVNDVEKIRECADENTKLIFAETIGNPTVGVLDIERVSDVAHELGIPLIVDNTLTTPVLCRPLDHGADIVVYSSTKYLDGHATSVGGLIVDGGKFDWTKGKFDCLTEPDPNYHGLSYTQTFKDLAYITKARAVYMRDLGAIMSPFNGFLTNLGIETLALRMQRHSENAVKVAEYLEKHDKVEWVKYPKLKTGKDYELAEKYLPKGGSGVIAFGVKGGVEPTKKWIDSLKMISLVVHVADVRSHALHPASMTHRQLSDADLKSGGISPNLVRLSVGIENVDDIIDDIEQAFENI, via the coding sequence ATGAAGAAGGAAGATATCAGAAGTTTAAAATTGGAATCTATATGTGTGCAAGGCGGATACCAACCGAAAAACGGAGAGCCGAGAATCGCTCCCATAGTTCAATCAACTGCCTACAAGTATGACAGCGCAGACACAGTGGGAAATCTATTTGATTTGAAGGAATCAGGATATTTTTATTCAAGACTCGCAAATCCCACTGTGGGGTATTTGGAAGAAAAAATTGCGGAGTTGGACGGAGGGATTGCAGCCATGGGTACATCATCGGGTCAATCGGCTACACTTCTGTCGATACTGACTCTTTGCTCACAGGGAGACAACATAATTGCGATGAATAATCTCTACGGAGGAACTCATACCCTTATCGGCTCCACCATCGGAAAATTCGGTATTAAGACGAAATTTGTTCCAGTAAATGATGTTGAGAAGATAAGAGAGTGCGCAGATGAAAATACTAAATTGATATTTGCTGAAACCATCGGAAATCCCACTGTAGGAGTTTTGGATATAGAAAGAGTTTCAGATGTCGCTCATGAGTTGGGAATTCCCCTTATAGTCGATAATACCCTTACAACTCCCGTTCTTTGCAGACCACTTGATCATGGAGCTGATATAGTGGTATATTCGTCCACCAAGTATTTGGACGGACACGCAACTTCAGTGGGCGGATTAATTGTAGATGGAGGAAAATTTGACTGGACAAAGGGAAAATTCGATTGTTTGACAGAACCGGATCCCAATTATCACGGACTAAGCTACACGCAAACCTTTAAGGATTTGGCCTATATCACCAAGGCAAGGGCTGTTTACATGAGAGATTTGGGAGCGATAATGAGTCCCTTCAACGGATTTTTGACAAATTTGGGAATTGAAACCCTTGCCCTGAGAATGCAAAGACACAGTGAAAATGCCGTTAAAGTGGCTGAATATCTGGAAAAACACGATAAAGTCGAGTGGGTTAAATATCCCAAGCTTAAAACCGGAAAAGATTATGAGCTTGCTGAGAAATATTTACCCAAGGGAGGCAGCGGTGTAATAGCCTTTGGAGTAAAGGGTGGAGTTGAACCCACTAAGAAATGGATAGATTCATTAAAGATGATAAGTCTTGTGGTGCACGTTGCAGATGTCAGAAGTCATGCCCTTCATCCGGCGAGTATGACCCACAGACAATTATCCGATGCCGATTTAAAAAGCGGTGGAATTTCTCCTAATTTAGTCAGACTGTCAGTGGGAATTGAAAATGTGGACGATATAATTGACGATATTGAACAAGCTTTTGAAAATATTTAA
- the metA gene encoding homoserine O-succinyltransferase (This family of enzymes, homoserine O-succinyltransferase, catalyses the first step in the biosynthesis of methionine: Succinyl-CoA + L-homoserine = CoA + O-succinyl-L-homoserine, This enzyme is essential for the survival of bacteria, plants and fungi. Since they are not found in humans, they make a promising new target for antimicrobial drug development. Homoserine O-succinyltransferase (HST) is a representative from this class and has recently had the key amino acids involved in substrate specificity and catalysis elucidated; High confidence in function and specificity): protein MPLIIPKDLISQETLEKENIFIMDENRAGTQDIRPLKIAIVNLMPKKEETELQLIRMLSNTALQINIDLIRMKTHNPKNTSIKHLERFYKTFDEVKDSKYDAMIVTGAPVELLQYEKIKYWSELKEIFDYAKENVFSTMFICWSAQAAIFHYYGVDCQVADEKVFGVFEFDKLQEDKLFKGFDDTFSLPTSRHTLVREEDLADIKDLKILASRPDTGVGIATTHDNRFVFNFGHFEYEKDTLHKEYLRDISKNRKISIPKDYYVEDDYKKGIKLRWRSVGNLFFSNWINYCVYQETPYEIEEIKVKNVSKFGGSSLSDHIQFSKVKDIISKNDDRDIIVVSAPGKRNTRDTKVTDKLIEIHENKKNIRDIEDIIERLKIELEGSKDMLSRNITEVKGRFEDIAVNLKLEDGFLTEINSVFKDIEQSDSRDFIISRGEYLNARIMAKYLGYKFIDAKDVIVFDKNKEVDLKESYKRINEHFKEKEKVVIPGFYGADLYGNIITFDRGGSDYTGSIIAGALNAAVYENWTDVNGVMDSDPKKNENSKTYKNLSYNELSKIIQSGAEVYQLDAIKPVRDKNITIKILNTNDPENEGTSVRD, encoded by the coding sequence ATGCCTTTAATAATACCGAAGGATTTAATCAGCCAGGAAACCCTGGAAAAAGAAAATATCTTCATAATGGATGAAAACAGAGCGGGAACTCAAGATATCAGACCTCTTAAAATCGCAATAGTGAATTTGATGCCTAAAAAAGAAGAAACGGAACTTCAACTCATAAGAATGCTTTCCAATACCGCCCTTCAAATAAATATAGACCTCATAAGAATGAAGACACATAATCCCAAAAACACCAGCATAAAACACCTTGAAAGATTTTACAAGACCTTTGATGAAGTGAAGGATTCGAAGTATGACGCCATGATAGTGACAGGAGCTCCCGTAGAGCTTCTTCAATATGAAAAGATAAAGTATTGGTCGGAGCTTAAGGAGATTTTCGACTATGCAAAGGAAAATGTATTTTCCACCATGTTTATCTGTTGGTCGGCACAGGCTGCAATTTTTCACTACTACGGAGTGGATTGTCAAGTCGCTGACGAAAAGGTCTTCGGAGTTTTCGAATTTGACAAACTTCAAGAGGACAAGCTATTTAAGGGTTTTGACGATACATTTTCACTGCCCACTTCAAGACACACTTTAGTGAGAGAAGAGGATTTAGCAGATATCAAAGACTTGAAAATACTGGCTTCAAGACCCGATACAGGCGTAGGGATCGCAACTACCCATGACAACAGATTCGTCTTCAACTTCGGGCATTTTGAATATGAAAAAGACACTTTGCACAAGGAATATTTAAGAGATATCTCCAAAAATAGAAAGATATCCATACCCAAAGATTACTATGTTGAAGACGACTATAAAAAAGGCATTAAACTCAGATGGAGATCTGTGGGTAACTTGTTTTTCTCAAACTGGATCAACTATTGCGTATATCAGGAAACACCCTACGAAATAGAAGAGATAAAGGTCAAAAACGTGTCTAAATTCGGCGGTTCGTCCCTTTCAGACCACATACAGTTTTCAAAGGTGAAGGATATAATCAGCAAGAATGACGACAGGGATATAATAGTGGTTTCCGCACCGGGAAAGAGAAATACAAGAGATACAAAAGTTACGGACAAGCTTATTGAAATCCATGAAAATAAAAAGAACATCAGGGATATTGAAGATATAATTGAAAGGCTTAAAATCGAACTTGAAGGATCAAAGGATATGCTTAGTAGAAATATTACCGAGGTCAAGGGCAGATTTGAAGATATTGCGGTGAATTTAAAGCTGGAGGACGGTTTTTTGACGGAAATAAATTCTGTATTTAAGGACATAGAACAGTCGGACTCAAGGGACTTTATAATCAGCAGAGGTGAGTATTTAAATGCCAGGATAATGGCAAAATATTTAGGTTATAAATTCATAGATGCAAAGGATGTAATAGTTTTCGATAAAAATAAAGAAGTTGATTTAAAGGAAAGCTACAAAAGAATAAATGAACACTTCAAAGAAAAGGAGAAGGTTGTAATTCCGGGATTTTATGGAGCGGATCTGTACGGAAATATAATCACCTTTGACAGAGGAGGCTCGGATTATACAGGCTCCATAATAGCTGGAGCATTAAATGCCGCTGTGTATGAAAACTGGACCGATGTAAACGGAGTGATGGACTCCGATCCCAAGAAAAATGAAAACTCAAAAACCTATAAAAATTTAAGCTACAATGAACTGAGTAAGATAATTCAAAGCGGAGCTGAAGTCTACCAATTGGATGCCATAAAGCCTGTAAGAGATAAGAATATAACAATAAAAATTTTAAATACCAATGATCCGGAAAATGAAGGCACAAGTGTAAGAGATTGA
- a CDS encoding hypothetical protein (High confidence in function and specificity): protein MKKLYKSIALFFALLILVSCTAKKDAVENKVEENTTMSKVTAEPIKVLALKGPTGMGLSKLMEESEKGNTENSYEFELVASPQDLIAKAVKNEADIIAMPSNMAAVLWNKTEGKFSVLNVNTLGVLYIVGRNDEIKEVSDLKGKTIYASGKGASPEYSFNYILSKNAISPEDVNIVWKNEHAEVVGELAKDENALGLIPQPFVAVASTKIENLKIFLDLTKEWEKIGEGSQLVMGVTVAGDEFIEGREEAVAEFLREYRESVDFVNKNVSDSADLMEKFGILDAKIAEKAIPYCNIVSLEGEDSKSALEGYLKVLFEANPQSVGGVLPDESLYYIK from the coding sequence ATGAAAAAATTATACAAGAGCATTGCATTATTTTTTGCCCTATTGATTTTGGTATCATGTACAGCGAAAAAGGATGCAGTTGAAAATAAAGTTGAAGAAAACACAACTATGAGCAAAGTAACAGCAGAGCCTATAAAAGTATTGGCGCTAAAGGGTCCCACAGGGATGGGTCTTTCAAAATTGATGGAAGAATCTGAAAAAGGAAATACTGAGAATTCCTATGAATTTGAATTGGTTGCATCGCCACAGGATTTAATAGCCAAGGCTGTTAAAAATGAGGCCGATATAATAGCCATGCCCTCCAATATGGCTGCAGTTTTATGGAATAAGACAGAAGGGAAATTCAGCGTATTAAATGTAAACACCTTGGGAGTTTTGTATATAGTGGGAAGAAATGATGAAATAAAAGAGGTCTCAGACTTAAAGGGCAAGACCATATATGCATCGGGAAAAGGTGCAAGCCCTGAGTATTCCTTCAATTACATTTTATCGAAAAATGCCATAAGCCCTGAAGATGTAAACATAGTTTGGAAAAATGAACATGCAGAAGTTGTCGGTGAGCTTGCAAAGGATGAAAATGCACTGGGTCTCATTCCGCAACCCTTTGTGGCTGTAGCCTCTACGAAGATTGAAAATCTAAAAATATTTCTCGATTTGACAAAGGAATGGGAAAAGATAGGGGAAGGTTCTCAGCTGGTGATGGGAGTAACAGTTGCAGGGGATGAATTCATTGAGGGAAGGGAAGAAGCCGTAGCTGAATTTTTACGAGAATACAGAGAATCAGTGGATTTTGTAAATAAAAACGTCTCGGATTCAGCGGATTTGATGGAAAAGTTCGGAATACTCGATGCAAAAATAGCTGAAAAGGCCATACCCTATTGCAATATAGTAAGTTTAGAAGGAGAAGATTCAAAATCTGCTCTTGAAGGATATTTAAAAGTTCTATTTGAGGCAAATCCTCAATCGGTAGGCGGTGTGCTTCCTGATGAAAGCTTGTACTACATCAAATAA
- a CDS encoding ABC transporter permease (ABC transporters belong to the ATP-Binding Cassette (ABC) superfamily which uses the hydrolysis of ATP to energize diverse biological import and export systems. ABC transporters are minimally constituted of two conserved regions: a highly conserved ATP binding cassette (ABC) and a less conserved transmembrane domain (TMD). These regions can be found on the same protein (mostly in eukaryotes and bacterial exporters) or on two different ones (mostly bacterial importers); Family membership), with product MKACTTSNKDNKKRTVLAIAILILLWQLAALIFPVKFLIATPLQVVRKLSELLGEIDFWQRIAYSCFRILTGLVLAIVLGVLCAMVSLKRKFLREIINQFSNLLKSTPVIVIAIVLLIIFSDNSVTAVVVLMACFPVIYINFLEGLDNTDVKMLELAKVYDFTEYKKWKYIRFRSAKSHLKSAVLITSGMAWKAGIAAEVMGLPDKSIGEAIYSSKIFLYTEEIFAYALVIILLSKVTEKLMIFIFDTFYLVFMESKND from the coding sequence ATGAAAGCTTGTACTACATCAAATAAAGACAATAAAAAAAGGACTGTTTTAGCCATAGCGATTTTAATTTTGCTATGGCAGTTGGCAGCCCTTATTTTTCCGGTAAAATTTTTAATAGCAACTCCCTTACAAGTAGTGAGGAAATTGTCTGAACTCCTTGGAGAAATCGATTTTTGGCAGAGAATTGCATATTCCTGCTTTAGGATTTTGACAGGGCTTGTCCTTGCAATTGTATTGGGAGTTTTATGTGCCATGGTTTCTCTAAAGAGAAAATTTTTAAGAGAGATCATAAATCAATTTTCAAATCTTTTAAAATCTACACCTGTAATCGTAATAGCGATAGTACTTTTAATAATATTTTCAGATAATTCAGTGACTGCTGTGGTCGTGCTTATGGCATGTTTTCCGGTAATATACATAAATTTCCTGGAGGGTTTGGACAACACCGATGTGAAGATGCTTGAGTTGGCGAAAGTTTATGATTTTACCGAGTACAAAAAATGGAAATACATAAGATTCAGATCTGCAAAATCTCACCTTAAATCTGCCGTACTGATAACATCGGGTATGGCGTGGAAGGCGGGAATTGCGGCTGAGGTCATGGGACTGCCCGATAAAAGCATAGGGGAGGCAATTTACTCTTCGAAGATATTTTTGTACACGGAGGAGATATTTGCCTACGCCCTGGTGATAATACTTCTGAGTAAAGTCACTGAAAAATTGATGATTTTTATTTTCGATACCTTTTATCTTGTATTTATGGAGAGCAAAAATGATTGA
- a CDS encoding ABC transporter (ABC transporters for a large family of proteins responsible for translocation of a variety of compounds across biological membranes. ABC transporters are the largest family of proteins in many completely sequenced bacteria. ABC transporters are composed of two copies of this domain and two copies of a transmembrane domain PF00664; Family membership) — MIEIKNLNKKYGEEVLFEDFNISFYEGEINVIMGKSGLGKTTLLRIMMGLEDFEGEILNLPEVANAVFQEERLVEDLSVYKNISLGFRDKPIEERIMSGLKHLDIMDKAHFPCRNLSGGMKRRVSVLRAIVPDSDIVYMDEPFEGLDEVNKNKLIDYILENKGERTMLIVLHDIDDAKALGARIFNIDS; from the coding sequence ATGATTGAAATCAAAAATTTAAATAAAAAATACGGAGAGGAAGTTCTCTTTGAGGATTTCAACATATCCTTTTACGAAGGAGAAATAAACGTCATCATGGGAAAATCGGGACTGGGAAAGACCACTCTTTTGAGAATTATGATGGGACTTGAAGATTTTGAAGGAGAAATCCTAAATTTGCCTGAAGTAGCCAATGCTGTTTTTCAAGAAGAAAGACTGGTGGAGGATTTGTCGGTATATAAAAACATATCCTTGGGATTTAGAGATAAACCCATTGAAGAGAGGATAATGTCCGGGCTTAAGCACTTGGACATCATGGATAAAGCACATTTTCCCTGCAGGAATCTTTCCGGGGGGATGAAAAGAAGAGTGAGCGTACTGAGAGCTATAGTTCCCGATTCAGATATAGTCTATATGGATGAACCCTTTGAGGGATTGGACGAGGTAAATAAAAACAAACTGATCGACTATATTTTAGAGAACAAAGGAGAAAGGACAATGCTCATAGTACTTCATGACATCGATGATGCAAAGGCACTGGGTGCAAGGATTTTCAACATAGACAGCTGA
- a CDS encoding hypothetical protein (High confidence in function and specificity), with product MQRYFGTVVRGIRTPIVKNGDDLVQIVTDSVIKAFESENLQMKDRDVVAITESLVARAQGNYATIEQIAEDIKNKFDSDIGIIFPILSRNRFAIILKAIALSGRKLHLLLSYPSDEVGNHLMDRKLLYDNKINPYTEVFEEDEYRKIFGEEVKHRFTGIDYVKLYKEIAPNSEIHFSNDPRTILNYTKNALVCSTHTREFIKMELKDAGANIAYGLDDILTESVNGSGFNKDFGVLGSNASGPDMVKLFPRDGDIFVNKVQKVLKDYSNKEIEVMIYGDGAFKDPVGHIWELADPVVSPAHTEGLKGTPNEIKIKYIADTELADLAEEEASRLLKEKISSKNAGEFESGLGTTPRRITDLLGSLCDLTSGSGDKGTPVVYISGYFDNFATE from the coding sequence ATGCAAAGATATTTTGGTACTGTCGTTAGAGGTATTAGAACTCCAATTGTAAAAAATGGGGATGATTTAGTTCAAATAGTTACAGACTCCGTGATTAAAGCTTTCGAATCTGAAAATCTTCAGATGAAAGACAGAGATGTAGTCGCAATCACTGAATCCCTTGTGGCAAGAGCACAAGGAAATTACGCTACTATAGAACAAATCGCAGAGGATATCAAAAATAAATTCGACTCTGATATAGGTATTATATTTCCCATCTTAAGCAGAAACAGATTTGCTATAATCTTAAAGGCAATCGCATTAAGCGGTAGAAAACTTCATTTGCTTTTGTCCTATCCTTCAGACGAAGTGGGAAATCATTTAATGGACAGAAAACTTTTATACGACAATAAAATAAATCCTTATACTGAAGTTTTTGAAGAAGATGAATACAGAAAAATATTCGGTGAAGAAGTAAAACACAGATTTACAGGTATCGATTACGTGAAATTATATAAAGAAATCGCACCCAACTCTGAAATACATTTTTCAAATGACCCGAGAACCATATTAAATTACACAAAAAACGCTTTAGTATGTTCAACTCATACAAGAGAATTTATAAAGATGGAATTAAAAGATGCCGGTGCAAATATAGCCTACGGACTGGATGACATCCTCACCGAGTCTGTAAATGGATCGGGATTCAACAAGGATTTCGGAGTGTTGGGCAGCAACGCTTCAGGTCCCGACATGGTAAAATTGTTTCCCCGAGATGGAGATATCTTCGTAAATAAAGTTCAAAAAGTTCTTAAGGATTATTCAAACAAAGAAATTGAAGTTATGATTTACGGTGACGGTGCTTTTAAAGATCCCGTAGGGCATATTTGGGAACTTGCAGACCCTGTGGTATCACCTGCTCATACCGAAGGACTTAAGGGTACGCCTAATGAAATTAAGATAAAGTACATCGCCGATACTGAACTTGCCGATTTGGCTGAAGAAGAAGCATCAAGACTCCTGAAGGAAAAAATTTCATCAAAGAATGCAGGCGAATTTGAAAGCGGACTTGGAACAACTCCAAGGAGAATTACAGACCTTTTAGGTTCTCTATGCGACCTTACCTCCGGTTCAGGAGATAAGGGTACACCTGTGGTATATATTTCAGGATACTTTGACAATTTCGCAACTGAATGA
- a CDS encoding 5-formyltetrahydrofolate cyclo-ligase (5-formyltetrahydrofolate cyclo-ligase or methenyl-THF synthetasecatalyses the interchange of 5-formyltetrahydrofolate (5-FTHF) to 5-10-methenyltetrahydrofolate, this requires ATP and Mg2+. 5-FTHF is used in chemotherapy where it is clinically known as Leucovorin; High confidence in function and specificity): MDKKEFRALALKKREQLDKDYTEKSNAKIFEVFIQSELYKRSEDIFIFVSYKNEVDTHRIIVRALADGKRIYVPVVNKETKTMEASRLKSFDILTENYMGILEPPRDKYDIVDKNLPDLIVTPGLAFDKKGYRIGYGGGFYDKFFSNLTSTPAKMGIGYYKQFVEDVIHDERDIALDYFLSENGLVKLGGN; the protein is encoded by the coding sequence TGGATAAAAAAGAATTTAGAGCTCTTGCCCTTAAAAAAAGAGAGCAGTTGGATAAAGATTATACCGAAAAATCAAATGCGAAAATATTTGAAGTATTTATTCAATCCGAGCTCTATAAACGCAGCGAAGATATTTTTATCTTTGTCAGTTATAAAAACGAAGTTGATACTCACAGGATAATCGTAAGGGCCCTTGCAGACGGCAAGAGAATTTATGTTCCTGTTGTAAATAAAGAGACAAAAACCATGGAGGCATCAAGATTGAAGTCCTTTGACATCTTGACTGAAAACTACATGGGAATCTTGGAACCGCCAAGAGATAAATACGACATTGTCGATAAAAATCTGCCGGATTTAATAGTCACACCGGGACTTGCCTTTGATAAAAAGGGATATCGTATAGGCTATGGCGGAGGATTTTACGATAAATTTTTCTCAAACTTAACCTCGACTCCCGCTAAAATGGGAATCGGTTATTATAAACAATTTGTTGAAGATGTAATCCATGATGAAAGAGATATAGCCTTAGACTACTTTCTTTCTGAGAATGGATTGGTCAAATTAGGAGGAAACTGA